The Engystomops pustulosus chromosome 2, aEngPut4.maternal, whole genome shotgun sequence genomic interval aaacctcgagtataagccaagggtggaaaatgcattggtctcagcccccttgaagtatgcaGCCGGCCCCGTTCAccatcacatttaaaaaaaaaaaaaaaaaaaaaaaacccttccatACACCTACAGGCGGCTTCCTGATGCTCCATTCTCCCGCGGCCGTTCTccagtcttctctgtgttgtacctGCCATTTGGCACACAATATCAcgtggcggtgtcgccgctgatgacgtcatcagtggcgacacGGTCGCGTGATAatgtgcgccagccggcagatcgcgtggacgtgcatctgccggctgatacaacacagagaagagagaagaccgaagaccagccgcggggaagacagaagaggagccgccaaaCATCGGGAGCTACGCGGACCATCGGgcgagtatggaagtttttttgttttttttattgactcgtgtataagccgaggggaggtttatcagcacattttttgtgctgaaaaactcagcttatacacaagtatatacagtaattgatttttaacattttgctcCCTCTTtggagaaaaatgctgtggacatacaccaTAATTAAGAATTAAAATCAGGTACGGGACGTAAGATgactgctggtcacatgttcatATAACATGCAACAGCATGGGCAGGACTGGAGGGATGCAGTTACATAGCACTTCAGTTAGAAAGCTGTAAGGACAGGAGACatgatttacatgggactgtatgtcaaggactggggggggggcaagggggACATATTTACATAAGACTGCATGTTAGGATGCTGGGGTGAACCTCTAGTGTAATTGGTCTCTTTGATCTCGGTGGTTCTTCTTAAAAATATTAATGCAACTGATTGGGGggagaagatttatcagaagttctaGTTGTTCATGTCAACCAATCTGAACTccgctttcattttaaaaacttaATGGAAAaggaaagatgagctctgatttgttgccatgagcaactagaacagttttgcttttAGACACTTGCTAAATATCCTCCCATGAACTTTATACCTAATAGATCAAGATGGAGAAAACCCACGTCATTCATGCTTATTTTAGAACACTTGAATAAGTGACCGTTCAATCAATTTCAATAACTTTTTTCCCCAACTTTTTAATAAGAGAACATGAGGGATATGACAATTTCCTGCCTTTGAGAAGCTCATATTTCAAAGTGTACGGAAATGTATCAGGagaatagtaaaaaaatacaatatgtACTAGAACTTTAAATGTTGTTAGTCCATGGGTGGATATATCCATTAAATCATGGCAAGTCTCATAAAACATATGCATTCAGGTCATTTCAAATAACCATACCAGGAAATTTTGGAACATCAGCATGGTATTTTAGTATTATAACAAAAGCCATGTAAAGGTGAAAACATGAGTAAAACTGTGTACAGTACAATATCCATTGGATACAAAATATAAATGATACTGACCTAACGTGTAAAGAAatgccaaactttttttttgcaatagtCTACAAATAGCTGAGCTTTGTAAATCTATCGAAGAAACTGATTCTCCAGATATATTCAGTTTTCAGCTTTAGTTTTCTAGGAAAAGATAGGCTGAATATTACTAACCTTTTTACTTTGGTTGGATCAACATAAAATCAAATATACATTATTTATATCCAAACTGAAAATATTCAAGGGTGAAACTGTCAGGCTATTTTGTTGCCTCACTTGAGCCTACTGTACATCTTACATTGTTTTTTGGTGTTCCAAAATATGAATTGAGGCAAAACCACAAGCATAATTCAGAAGCCAAAGGATCCAAATATGCAAAAGGCATAGCAGTAGTTGTTCCAAATTTTGTTGTTTTGAGTCTTTAACAGTCGTTTACTGGTATTGCTGGTAACCACCAAAGGGGGATGCTGGGCTCAGCTGTGAGGAGTCTTCTGGTACTGGTGGACCTTGAAATGgagagtgggggaaaaaaaaaatatgataaaagcCTCAGCATCGGATGCAACCAAAATTGTTTGTATTTTATTGGGATGAGGAACTGAAATTAAAATACAAATAAGCAAACCTGTCAAATAAAAtccataaataataattttgagagaaaaaaaaaaaaaaaaaaaaaaaatatatatatatatatatatacctcaacTTACCATTTACAAACTGTGAAGAGGCAAATCGCGTCAGCAAGATTCCTGCTCCTTCTATCAAGGCCAAAAGAATGCCACCCATTGCTGCCGATCCCACCATGGCAACAGGACCATCTGGCAAAGGAACAAAAATCACCACTGAATAAAATAGTAAAGCTGCATAATTTCAGAAACACTGCACAAGGGATAGAATTCCATACTCATATGTACATGAATTACCAAAGTAAATGAACCACACTCCCATTATAAACACAGATACGTACTTCTGGCAGCCAAGATAGCTCCAGTCATAGCCCCACTAGTGATAGAATTCCATGGATCTTCCTTCCCTCTGATTTTGACCATACTGCAATCTATCATGGAAAATAGGCCACCCCACACTGCAAAGCTGcctaaggaaagaaaaaaaaattgtaaatttctttttttttttttttttcattttaaacttatttttattgACTTTTCCACATAACTATAATAATACAGAAATACTGCAATGTATACTGTTAAAACAGTacgaaaatataataaaaacattccTTACCCCAACCCATATCCCCTCCCACATGTGCatgaggaaaaaaagaaaatagaaaaaaagagaaacgGCAATGTGATATAGAGAAAGAACTATCCTGGAAACACCTCTAGTATTCCCTACTGGcggggcagtttctaggtaatttgctGTGCAGGGCTACCTCAAAATCAACCCCCTCCCCCCGAAggttattaaaataaatacacTGCACCCTGATTTGTAGCATAAATTACAAATACTACAGACATGCATGCATGTATGGATagatggattatagtgtatgccaCACTATCCAACAAGACATTGCTCTTCCCGAATTAATTGTAACAtaaacagtgcccccccccccctttaataaaaatgtccagtGTCTTATAATAATTTATGACTgccacaatattataatttgtagcgatttacatatatacacttcaCAAGTACAAAGCTCAGTAAGATATGACCACAGTTagtggttcaacgaatttaaacgtgggcgaacaaccatttttgatgaggagcgaccaggacgcccggcagtcgtggttaccgaggaaatcattcaaaaagtccatgacatgatgcgcgaagtagcagaggccTTAGGTGTGTCGACTGGAAcgacaattaatattttacatgatacgttggcaatgaaaaaaaattgtcggcccgatgggtgacatgattgctcacggtggacaacaagcggaatccctgttaacttcgaagcagtgtttagagcaatttaagcgagattcAAAGGAGTTTTTGGGTTGATGagacctggattcatcattacacaccagaaactgagcaacaatcaaaacaatggatttttcCCGGCGAATCTGCTCCACAGAAGGAGAAGACTGTCCCATCAGCCGGAAAGATCATGGCGACGATTTTTTGAGATGTGAACGGCGTCATCCTGAGTTATTGAACCGCtttgacaaaaaattgaaggagacacggccgcatttggcAAAAAAGAAGGTGCACCGGCACATTCATCCAGAGTTGTTGCCGCCAAAGTGTATGAATTGCACCCCcttgtattcacccgatctggctccctgcaacttttttcttgttccctaacctgaagaaatggcttgcggGAACAAAATTTAGGTCAAACGAGGAAGTCGCTgccgagacagaggcgtattttggagagtttgacAAGTCCTATTTTTGGAAGGGTTAATAAAATGGCAGGAGAAGTGcaagatgaaaaataaaaaaaagtttttgaaaacTAACGGGTACTTATTGTAACGCCCTCGTATTGTGCCCCCTCTATCAAATACCAATTATTCACCCGTGATGCAGAGCATCAGATACTCTGTACCAAGGATGAATAAATCTTTATATCTTTTGGAGTTATTCTTCCTTGTGCATATATATGTCTGTGTGATGCATACATATCATTGATCAGACTTAAAACTTAACCCCCCCCTCCAAGGTAGCCAGTGCACTGCATCTCCCCTCCCCCTAGCATGAGGGCATCGAGCacactgcagtatatagctagccagcacacTGAggatcctgccccccagtatataggtagccagcatacaGAAGCCCCCACCccacccagtacataggtagccagcacaatgCATCCCCCTCCCCGCCCATTATATAGgtataatatattttttcctcCAGTTTTTGTAGCTttaaacccacaaaaaaaaaacccattaactgttatttttttgcaaattgcTTCAAAATGCAAAGCAGCCTCAAGGGTTTGACcaagatttatatattttttttaaatgaatgaatTGCAGTTTGCATAATgtaccatgtatgtatctgatcacatgaaatcacagaggcatatggaggagcatggaggCTGCCGTCATTTAATGTGCTTAGATACATATATGGGGTACATTTTacaaatgttactgggtaaagaacctcagatgacatcaccctggtcacatgacatgaagtgctaaatGGTTAGAAGGAGGCATAGGGAGGAATAAAAGGGATTGAGGATGGGAGGGGCCACTGGACTCAGCTGTATACCAGGTAAGACATTTTATGGGAATGTGAGGGAAAAGaaagtggcatttagttaatatggCTCTACGGGAaaatgtcactagctgtataaaaTGCGGTCACAGGTTTCCTCCAAGTGCACTGTGGTTATGACTCAAGATAGTTGGGACTTCCACGAAATGTCATCCCAAAAATAAAGGATCACACAGAAAGCAGGGGAACAGTAAATGTGGATAAAATAGTATAATACACATCTTCGCAAAAAGACAACAAATTGTTGTAATATAGAGACTTGGATAGAGGAAAGTAAGGAATGGAATCTTACCTCCTAATTGCGGGGCTCGAGTTCTTATTGCAACAAAGCTGCCCTTCATACGATGCTTAACACCCTGCaaataatatgtaatattaaGATAACCAATCACTACCGAGATAGAATATGTATGTAATATTCTGCAGTCACTGTTCAAGGTACTTGTCAGACATTGCATGTTCCTAGACTGGTCCGCTACATATGCAGGTTTAATTCCTAACACACTTTTCCTGTCACAGAAAAAGATTTAGACTTGCGCAGGCCTACTAATTTTGGCTGGACTGGCTGACCATCTGTATATGAAATAATCCAACCTATGCCTACActattcatttaaaggggtttgcccacgaaagaaaattctcaaattgcaatcccctagtgaggtttgcacaat includes:
- the TIMM17A gene encoding mitochondrial import inner membrane translocase subunit Tim17-A — its product is MEEYTREPCPWRIVDDCGGAFTMGIIGGGIFQAIKGFRNSPQGVKHRMKGSFVAIRTRAPQLGGSFAVWGGLFSMIDCSMVKIRGKEDPWNSITSGAMTGAILAARNGPVAMVGSAAMGGILLALIEGAGILLTRFASSQFVNGPPVPEDSSQLSPASPFGGYQQYQ